The stretch of DNA GGAGCGATTCAGCCCTGTACCTGAAGGATCTAAACAATGGGGTACCTTGTCGTTGCTCACGCGATGAATGTGAAGCCGGAGTTAGAACCACTTTCTACGTTGCCGGTGAGCATTGGTTGGTCATTGCACCAGGATGAAAACGCCACGTCGTTCTACTTAGACACGTTCAAGGCTGGCGAAGAACGGAAATGGCCCTTTACGTCTATGCCACCCATTAAGGATGTACCACTTGAGCTCCCTCAAGAATTGGCAGCGCTATCGCGGATATACAAAGTGCTTAAGGATGCTCAGCTAGCCGACTACTTCCAAGAGAGCTTTCCTGAATGTGAATTTAGCGCTGAGTAAAAGCCTTCAATTACACGTTTGCAGCTTTTGCACAGATGACGAAGGGCTGGATTTTGTGTGTGTATCGTCGAATGGTGAACTGCAAAGGCTGCGTTGCGTTTGCGGTGATCTGGATATCACCTACGAGCTTGGCACGGTCATGATCCAGCCGCTTCTGATAGATGGGGTTGAAGGCACCGACGCAAGTGGTCTGCATGACCCAGAGAACGGCATTCACGTCTTGAGTCGGAATATAACGCCCTCATCGTTACTGCATGCGGTGGCTTCAGCAGAAACCACTCGCTTTCTACAAACAGAAAGCCCCCCTCTGGGTCTAGGTAGCTTCGATGGTCTGGACGTCGCACCGGTAAAGATTGCTGGCTCTAAGATCGCCTCGCTGAAGCCTGAGGTGGTTGCTCAGAAAGCGTGGTGGAGGCGGTGGTAGTTGTATCGACGACTTCGACCCAAGCCAGGAGGTTTTCCGGGGAAAAGTAGCCAATTATCAGCATCGAAAAATTGGGGCCGATAACGGGGGGCAATTTTCAAAAAGCTACCCGTCACGATGGGCTGCAATCGGCCAAAAGCTGACCTTCGAACAATATTCAAGGGCACCATAAATCAGAAAAAAGAGTAGCGGACATGAAAAAGGAATTTACCCTTCGGACTGCACTGCCAGGAGATGGCCTAGCTATTTTCCATGTCACTCGGCAGTCAATAACCGAGCTGTCGAACGGACTCTATACCCCAGAGCAACTCAATGGCTGGATGGGCGAAAGAACCCCAGAGTTTTATGAGCAACTGATAAAGCAAGGGCAAATGGTCGTGGCGCTGCATCTGGGAAGGATCGTTGGATTTGTGGATTCAGAGCCAGGAGAAGTGACACGGCTTTTTCTTCTTCTCGAGGCCTCCAGTAAGGGGCTCGGTGCTCATTTGCTCAAGACAGGTATTGATAATGCGCGTGGGCCTGGCATCCGCGTCATAAAGGTAGAGTCGACTTTGAATGCTGAAGGCTTCTATAAAAAACATGGCTTTGTGACACAAAAGCACGGTTTTTTCAGCCATGGTGTGGGTGGGCAACCCATAGAAATCATTCACATGGAACTTGAGTTGGAGTGATTTATTCTGCATACCTCCACGGGCGCTTGGAGGAATTTGATTCACTGACGAAAGTCAGCTTTGGGTCGAAATCTGCCGGTCATGAAGGGCAGCAGTCGGCCCAGAGTGTGTAAAAACGCTCAAGGCCTCATCGTCTTGGATCATTGACGTTCGTGGCTGAACGATCGCATGGCAAATGCTGCGTATTGCATCAGTCGCGACCTGGAACACTTCAACGCTGTTTTTACAGCCTCTGGGATGGGCCAAAATCAGCTTTTTATGCCGATAGCGCCTTCATCAAACCGTGAGCACCGATGATTTTCATGACTCGTTTCATGTTGTAGGCGAGCACATTTAAACTCATCTCCGCGCCCACCCCGGCCAGCTTTCGCGTCAGGAAGTGCGTCGCACCCATCCATTGTTTGAGCGTCCCGAAGGGATGCTCAACCGTCCGCTTTCGGACTCGCATCATCTCCGGTGCTTTGCTCAGCCGAAGCTGCATCTCCTCCAATACGGCTTCATGCTCCCAGCGTCGAACACCGCCGGTGTGTGCTCGGTGTGCACTGCGGCTTCATTGCGCAGCCCCGGCATTTCGAACTCCAGTAACGGTGCAACGTCAGGCCTTTTTCAACGTTGGTATAGCGCCAGATCAGCGCCTCTCCAGCCGGGCAAATGTATTCGTTTTTTGCCGCGTCATAGATGAAGGCATCGTTATTGAAACGCCCGTCTGCCTTGGCTCCAGAGGTCATCGGCTTGGGCACATAGGCGGTGATACCTGCATCGTGACAAGCCAGGATTTGTTCGCTTTTGAAGTAACCTCGGTCAGCCACTACCGACAACGTATCTGACGCCATCGCCTCGCGGGCCTGCTTGGCCATTGAGCTGAGTTGATCCCGGTCGGAACCGACGTTGGTCACCTCATGTGCAACGATCAAATGGTGCTGAGTATCGACCGCTGTCTGCACGTTGTAGCCGACGATTCCTGTGCCGCGCGTCATCATGGAACGGGCGTCTGGATCGGTCAGTGAGACCTGTTTATCCGGCGATTCATTGAGCTGGATTTCGATCGCTTGAAGCTCCTTCATTTGAGTTTTGAGCTTGGCGATTTCCTCTTCCAGCCGCCCGGCACTGGGCTCGGAAGCTATGGGTTCTTGCCGCTCGGCAGCATCGAGTGCCGCTAGGTAACGGTTGATACTCGATTCAATTTCTTCCATGCGCCGCTTCAGTTTGGCGTTGGTGAAATTGCGGTCGCGGTTGTTGGCTGCTTTGAATTTACTGCCATCAATGGCGACCAGATGTTCTCCGAACAGCCCCAATTGCTGACATAGCACAACGAACTGGCGACAGACGCCTCTGATGGCCTTGCTGTTGTCTTTTCGGAAGTTGGCGATGGTCTTGAAGTCCGGCATCAAACGCCCGGTCAACCACATCAGTTCGACGTTGCGCTGGGCTTCTCGCTCCAAACGTCGGCTCGACTGGATGCGGTTGAGATAGCCGTAGATGTAGATCTTCAGCAGGATCGCGGGGTGGTAAGCCGGCCGGCCAGTATCAGCTGGAATGGCACCTTCAAAACCCAGATTGACCAGGTCGAGTTCGTCGACGAAGACGTCGACTACCCGCACCGGATTGGTATCGCTGACGTAGTCGTCGAGGCTCTCGGGAAGTAAGGTGCCTTGGCCTCGATGTCACCTTGGATAAAGCGCTTCATGGGCGATCCCTGCGATGAAATCCTCAGAAATCATAGCAAGAGTTCGCGAAGGCGTTTTTACACACTCTGGGCCGAGACTGTGTAAAAAGGCTTCCATCGTACTTAGATCTGCAGCGTTAAATCTTCCAACCTTAATCAGTCACAGGAGCGTTCGTGGCTGGGTTTATCCTAATTATCTTGTGAGGAAAGTAATGGAGGCTCTTCAACGTGCTCCCATTCCAAATACCACTCGTATGTTTCGTTGTCAGCCTTGAATTCATGTTTAACAGTCCTGCCAAGTCTCACTAGCTTTCGAGCCATGTGAGAGGAATGTGTCTTAGTCATTCTCGGCGCTTTCATAAATGTCATCGTGTGTATGATTGCTGGAGATTTTGACGCAGGAACTGCCTGATGAAATGCTTCATTCAAGGCGAATATCGCGTCAAAGCGGACAAGATCCTGAAATGTTGGTTGTTCGATAATGCGTGTTGGAAAGTCAGCTTACTGATCGTGCCATAGGCCAGTGGAGCGTAGTCGTCTACTCTCCCTGGCCACCATCGACGGGTGTTCTGGCAGTTGAATGGCGCAGGCGTCTTCAGAACTGGTACTTGAGCCCCACCATCACGTTGCGCGGATCACCGCTGTAGTAGCTGTTGTAGAGGCCGTAGCCTGTGTAGTACTCGCGATCAAAGATGTTATTGAAATTAAGCGAGGCACTCAGGTGCTTATCGATGTCATAACGTGCCAACAAACCGACCACGGCAAAACTACCCTCCTTGGCCTCCGATTCCAGTGACTCGTTGACGAAGTATGTCTTGCCCTGCCAGATAACGTTGCCGCCAACCGTCAGGTCCTTGAGCGCACCGTTGAGCTTGTAGGTGCTTGCCAGCTTGAACTGGCGCTCAGGGCGCTGGGAGTCGATACGGTTGTGCTGCTCATCACGCGGCTGGGAATAGGTGAACCCGGTCAGTACCTGCCAGCCCGGCAATACTTCGCCGGAGGCCTGCAACTCAAAGCCCTTGGTGGTATTGGTCACACCCTCGTAAGCATCACGACCGTCGTCGGTGCTGCCTACGTACTGCGCAAAGTTGTCCTGCTTGGTCTTGAACACCGCGATGCTGGTGTTCAATGCACCGCCGTAGAACTCGGACTTGAGGCCAGCCTCGTAGTTCTTGCCGGCCATGGGTTCCAAGACTTTGCCGCTGATATCGATGTTGCTTTGCGGTTCAAAAATGTCGGTATAGCTGACATAGACCGAATGCTGCTCAGTCAGGTCATAGACCACGCCAGCGTAGGGGATGACCTTGCCGGTTTTCTTGGCATCATCATGGTCAGGGTTGGCCGGGTCAGAGTTATAACCCAGCTCGCCTTCGCGCTTGTAGTTGACGACGCGGCTACCTAGGATAACGGACAGATCGTCCGTAGGTTTGAGGCGCACCGCGCCAAAAGCGCCGACTTCCTTGATGTGATAATCCTGGGAGCTCCAGGTTACGTAGGACGTAGGGCGAGGCGCATTATTGCCCCAGTTGTCAAAGTCCACGCTCAGGCGCGCAGAGGTTGCATCGGCATTTTGCGAGAAGTAATCCGAGCGGCGGTCGCTGACATTAAGCCCCAGGATCAAGTCGTGGGTGCGACCGAGCAAGGAGAACGGCCCGGTGGAATAAGCATCCACCGAATCGGTGTTGATGACATAGGTCTTGTGGCTACGGAACAACTGGGCTTGACGGGTCGTTTGGTCTGGGTAAGGGCCCCAACCGATCAGGTTGCCTTGCAGTTGCTCGGTGTCGCCTTTCCAGTGGCTGGCTTCGACACGCAGCATCCAGTCATTGTCGAAATGATGCTCGACACCGCCAAAGTACTTGGTGCTTTCACTGTCGGCATAGGCCCATCTGGCCGCCGGGTTTTTCGAGCGGGAAAAATCGGTACGCGTGCCATCGGCGTAAAACAACGGCAACTGGCCAAAGCTGGAACCGTTGGAGTTGATCTTTTGATAGTCGATACCGCCATACACCATGGTGTTGTCGCTGATGTCGGCTTCACCGATGGCGTAGAACACGTTTTTCTTCGACGAGTAGTAATCGATGAAGGAGTTGGAGTCGTCGTACGCCGCGACGACCCGACCCCGCACTGCGCCGTTTTGCGTGAGGGGCCCGGACAGGTCCATCTCAGTGCGATAGCGATCCCAGCTACCGCCACTGCCAGACACGTACCCCTGGAATTCCGTGGTAGGACGCTTGCGCACTAAGTTGACCACGCCCGCCGGGCTGCCGACGCCGCTCATCAATCCAGTGGCGCCGCGTACGACCTCCACTCGGTCATAGCTGGCCATGTCCCGCACACCCAGGCCGTTGGTGTTAGTGGTGAAATCTGAAGTAGGCACGCCGTCGTACTGGAAGCTATTCAGCGCGAAACCACGGGAATAGAAGTTGAAGCGCTCGCTGTCGTCATGCATCACCGACACACCGGGGGTCTGCCCCAATACATCAGAGATTGTGCCCAAGCTCTGATCAGTCATTTGTTGGCGAGTGATCACCGTCACTGATTGTGGTGTTTGGCGCAGGGTAAGCGGCAACTTGGTTGCCGTACTCGTCGCGCCCGTAGTGTAGGACCCGGAGTTCTCCGTCGTCACACCCAGCGCGTGCCCCTGAATCGTGGTTGCGCCTAAGTTGAGCGCGTCATCGCTGGCGGATGGGGCGATCAAATAACTGCCGTCGTCGACCTTCTGCACCTGCAGGCCGCTTTGGCCGATCAGGCTTTGCAGGGCCTGCTCCACGGTCATCTGGCTGTGCAGCGCCGGGGCTTGCCGGCCCTCGGCGATATCCGTGGCGAACAGCACATGGCTGCCGGTTTGTTGCGCCAGCGCATTGAGGGACTTATCCAGCGCTTGCGCGGGAATATCCAAGCGGTAGGTGGCGGATTGCGCATTGGCGGCCCCCGCCAGTAACAGGCTGGAAGCCAGTAATGCCAGACGTTGCACTCGCGTGTTCTTACCCATTGTGATCCCCAGTGATGAAAGTGCTCTCTATGGGCAATGGCGTATGACGCTGTAGGAATCTTGATGTCGTGTTGAAAATAATTCTTGTCTGTTAGCGAGTCTTGTTAAGAATCACGCGGCCATCGGCGGTACGTATCAGGCTCACCGGTAGAATCCGCGGCAGCATTTCGATCAGTGTCTCGACGCTTTTGCTGTCGAACTCCCCCGACAGGCGCAGTTCACCGGTGGCTGTATTGGCCACTTTAATACGCTGCTCGCGGTACTGCTGAAGGTCGCGCACGACCTCACTCAGTGGCGTACCGTCGAAGCGCAACTTACCCTGCTGCCAGGCCGTCAGCGCCTCGCGGCTTGCCGGTGCCACCGTGCCGACCCCTTCAGCGGTGGCACGCACCTGCTCGCCCGCCTTCAGCAGGCGTGGCGCGGTGTGGTCATTGTTGACCTCGACACTGCCCTCGATCACACCCACATCCACCCCACGCTCATCGCTGCGTAGATTGAATATTGTGCCTATGTCCCGCACTCGTACGCCCTGGCTACGCACAATAAACGGCGAATCGCCATGTACCACGGTGAACATCGCTTCGCCGTTCAGCAATTCCAATTGACGGCTGCGCAGGCGTTTTTCGATACGCAGATGAGCGCCGGAATTGAGCATCGCCAAGCTACCATCCTGC from Pseudomonas sp. NC02 encodes:
- a CDS encoding GNAT family N-acetyltransferase — its product is MKKEFTLRTALPGDGLAIFHVTRQSITELSNGLYTPEQLNGWMGERTPEFYEQLIKQGQMVVALHLGRIVGFVDSEPGEVTRLFLLLEASSKGLGAHLLKTGIDNARGPGIRVIKVESTLNAEGFYKKHGFVTQKHGFFSHGVGGQPIEIIHMELELE
- a CDS encoding TonB-dependent receptor; its protein translation is MGKNTRVQRLALLASSLLLAGAANAQSATYRLDIPAQALDKSLNALAQQTGSHVLFATDIAEGRQAPALHSQMTVEQALQSLIGQSGLQVQKVDDGSYLIAPSASDDALNLGATTIQGHALGVTTENSGSYTTGATSTATKLPLTLRQTPQSVTVITRQQMTDQSLGTISDVLGQTPGVSVMHDDSERFNFYSRGFALNSFQYDGVPTSDFTTNTNGLGVRDMASYDRVEVVRGATGLMSGVGSPAGVVNLVRKRPTTEFQGYVSGSGGSWDRYRTEMDLSGPLTQNGAVRGRVVAAYDDSNSFIDYYSSKKNVFYAIGEADISDNTMVYGGIDYQKINSNGSSFGQLPLFYADGTRTDFSRSKNPAARWAYADSESTKYFGGVEHHFDNDWMLRVEASHWKGDTEQLQGNLIGWGPYPDQTTRQAQLFRSHKTYVINTDSVDAYSTGPFSLLGRTHDLILGLNVSDRRSDYFSQNADATSARLSVDFDNWGNNAPRPTSYVTWSSQDYHIKEVGAFGAVRLKPTDDLSVILGSRVVNYKREGELGYNSDPANPDHDDAKKTGKVIPYAGVVYDLTEQHSVYVSYTDIFEPQSNIDISGKVLEPMAGKNYEAGLKSEFYGGALNTSIAVFKTKQDNFAQYVGSTDDGRDAYEGVTNTTKGFELQASGEVLPGWQVLTGFTYSQPRDEQHNRIDSQRPERQFKLASTYKLNGALKDLTVGGNVIWQGKTYFVNESLESEAKEGSFAVVGLLARYDIDKHLSASLNFNNIFDREYYTGYGLYNSYYSGDPRNVMVGLKYQF
- a CDS encoding FecR family protein, whose product is MNSSPSRDPKNDLLQPFADALRERVPSKETLLAEGKAFTKSRRSKQKSLGAGLLVLALAGGLWQLDPAWQTEDVQVAIGQRQEVRLQDGSLAMLNSGAHLRIEKRLRSRQLELLNGEAMFTVVHGDSPFIVRSQGVRVRDIGTIFNLRSDERGVDVGVIEGSVEVNNDHTAPRLLKAGEQVRATAEGVGTVAPASREALTAWQQGKLRFDGTPLSEVVRDLQQYREQRIKVANTATGELRLSGEFDSKSVETLIEMLPRILPVSLIRTADGRVILNKTR